The following proteins are encoded in a genomic region of Nitratireductor sp. GISD-1A_MAKvit:
- a CDS encoding outer membrane lipoprotein carrier protein LolA produces the protein MAVGALCATPLAAHAAQSDQIAAHFSSVRTMMGEFVQFGPRGEQTGGKFYIERPGKIRFDYEEPSGFRVTSDGSSVVIMNKKLNTADLYPLSKTPLKLLLDERIDLSGDRVQTVRQDDDLTTIKMADKSIFGNSTITMMFDTNSYDLRQWTITDAQGKDTTVMIFNVEQGVTFDPSVFKIDYRRVDEMSRNSR, from the coding sequence ATGGCAGTCGGCGCTTTGTGTGCCACACCCCTTGCAGCTCATGCGGCACAGAGCGATCAGATCGCGGCGCATTTTTCCAGCGTCCGCACCATGATGGGCGAATTTGTGCAATTCGGTCCGCGCGGCGAGCAGACCGGCGGCAAGTTCTATATCGAGCGTCCCGGTAAGATTCGCTTCGACTATGAAGAGCCTTCCGGCTTCCGCGTGACGTCCGATGGCAGTTCCGTGGTCATCATGAACAAGAAGCTCAACACGGCGGATCTCTACCCTCTGTCAAAGACGCCGCTGAAACTGCTTCTCGATGAACGCATCGACCTTTCCGGCGACAGGGTTCAGACGGTGCGTCAGGATGACGACCTGACGACCATCAAGATGGCCGACAAGTCGATCTTCGGCAATTCCACCATCACCATGATGTTCGATACGAACTCCTACGACCTGCGGCAATGGACCATCACCGACGCGCAGGGCAAGGACACAACAGTGATGATTTTCAATGTCGAACAGGGCGTGACCTTCGATCCCAGTGTCTTCAAGATCGATTATCGCCGCGTCGACGAGATGAGCCGAAACAGCCGCTGA
- a CDS encoding LysE family translocator encodes MDDSLNLPLILGAAFVAVASPGPGTLAIAKTSMSAGRRSGLALASGMTTGSLVLGICAALGLGALLAANQVFFEMFRYAGSGYLLYLAYKSVRSMFSRGADSGPVAAPVSLRSAYWTGLAIHLTNPKAILFLGALYALGLPADVSPFWLAVVVVAVSSQTMVILHGYALLLSIPGVMKAYLRLKRWFEGLFALTFGAAGLRILLSR; translated from the coding sequence ATGGATGACAGCCTAAACCTTCCGCTGATTCTGGGGGCGGCTTTTGTGGCCGTCGCAAGTCCCGGGCCGGGCACCCTGGCCATTGCGAAAACGTCAATGAGCGCCGGGAGACGAAGCGGACTGGCACTCGCCTCCGGCATGACAACAGGGTCTCTTGTTCTCGGTATCTGCGCCGCTCTGGGCCTTGGCGCTTTGCTGGCGGCCAACCAGGTGTTTTTCGAGATGTTCCGTTATGCGGGATCAGGATACCTGCTCTATCTCGCATACAAGTCCGTCAGGTCCATGTTCTCCAGGGGAGCAGACAGCGGGCCCGTCGCGGCGCCGGTGTCTCTGCGCTCGGCGTATTGGACCGGGCTCGCGATTCATCTCACAAATCCCAAAGCGATCCTGTTTCTTGGTGCTCTTTATGCGCTGGGGCTTCCTGCGGATGTTTCCCCCTTCTGGTTGGCGGTCGTCGTCGTGGCTGTGAGTTCGCAGACCATGGTCATTTTGCATGGCTACGCACTGCTGCTTTCCATACCGGGGGTTATGAAGGCGTATCTCAGGTTAAAGAGGTGGTTTGAGGGACTGTTCGCCCTGACCTTCGGAGCGGCCGGCCTGCGCATTCTTCTTTCGAGGTAA
- a CDS encoding exodeoxyribonuclease III, producing MPFTIATWNINSVRLRMPLVEQFLERYSPDVLCLQETKCADDQFPAAAFRKAGYEHMAIHGQKGYHGVATIARRPLKLVEKREFCGMGDSRHISVSVEAGSGRSVLLHNFYVPAGGDEPDPEINPKFRHKLDFLAEMHAIRAEEDGNSGSILVGDLNIAPLETDVWSHKQLLKVVSHTPVETEGLERLRREGGWVDLMRQKIPPEEKIFTWWSYRARDWALSDRGRRLDHIWSSPGLSPALNRIEVLREARGWDRPSDHVPVIAGFDFD from the coding sequence ATGCCCTTCACCATCGCTACCTGGAACATCAATTCCGTTCGTCTGCGCATGCCGCTTGTCGAGCAGTTTCTCGAGCGCTACAGCCCGGATGTCCTTTGCCTGCAGGAAACCAAGTGTGCCGACGACCAGTTTCCCGCGGCTGCATTTCGCAAGGCGGGCTACGAGCACATGGCGATCCATGGCCAGAAGGGATATCACGGTGTTGCCACCATCGCCCGCCGCCCGCTGAAACTCGTGGAAAAGCGGGAATTTTGCGGCATGGGGGACAGTCGCCACATTTCGGTTTCGGTCGAAGCTGGGTCCGGCCGGTCCGTGCTTCTGCACAATTTCTATGTGCCCGCCGGAGGCGACGAACCGGATCCGGAGATTAACCCGAAGTTCCGTCACAAACTCGACTTTCTGGCCGAGATGCATGCGATCAGGGCGGAGGAAGACGGCAATTCGGGGTCAATTCTCGTCGGCGATCTCAACATCGCGCCACTCGAAACGGATGTCTGGTCACACAAACAGCTTCTCAAGGTGGTCAGCCATACGCCTGTAGAAACCGAGGGCCTTGAAAGGCTGCGTCGGGAAGGCGGCTGGGTGGACCTGATGCGCCAGAAAATTCCACCGGAAGAAAAGATCTTTACCTGGTGGAGCTACCGCGCCAGGGACTGGGCTCTTTCCGATCGCGGCCGCAGGCTGGACCATATCTGGTCTTCGCCCGGTCTTTCGCCCGCTCTCAACCGGATCGAAGTGCTGCGAGAGGCGCGTGGATGGGACCGTCCATCGGATCATGTGCCTGTCATTGCCGGGTTTGATTTCGACTGA
- a CDS encoding cyclic nucleotide-binding domain-containing protein — protein MALDDDIRVLSGVGLFEGFTREQLRLLAFGAESISLSAGREIFAEGALADCAFVIASGSVVLYTEYDDQRQILERLETGDMIGEFALIAESRRISGAMTENETRLIRINRSSFHRILEEFPETAMRLHRRIADNLQSMIERLEKIAARLPD, from the coding sequence ATGGCGCTGGACGATGACATTCGCGTTCTGTCCGGTGTGGGTCTTTTTGAAGGGTTCACGCGCGAGCAGTTGCGCCTCCTGGCCTTCGGCGCCGAAAGCATATCGCTTTCCGCCGGACGGGAGATCTTTGCCGAAGGCGCCCTTGCCGACTGCGCGTTCGTCATCGCCTCTGGAAGCGTTGTTCTGTATACCGAATATGACGATCAGCGTCAGATTCTCGAGCGCCTGGAAACAGGCGACATGATCGGCGAATTCGCTCTCATTGCCGAAAGCCGCCGCATCTCCGGAGCGATGACCGAGAACGAAACGCGGTTGATCCGGATCAACCGGTCCAGCTTTCACCGCATTCTCGAAGAGTTCCCTGAAACAGCCATGCGCCTGCATCGGCGAATTGCCGACAACCTGCAATCGATGATCGAGCGGCTGGAAAAAATCGCTGCGCGGCTGCCCGATTGA
- a CDS encoding L,D-transpeptidase: MQCKAGKPIGLIEVRRRPGKPTEGLMTVGPLVVRCALGRTGTSMLKREGDGATPIGDLRLLHGYFRADRSPSGPPGSRFRLAPIDARDGWCDAPGDRNYNRPVRLPYPTSHERMARQDRLYDVCMVSDWNMRPAIRNRGSAIFFHIARPGFPPTEGCIAVAPLAMARILPLIGPRTRIRIHR, translated from the coding sequence ATGCAGTGTAAAGCCGGCAAACCTATTGGGCTGATCGAGGTTCGTCGCAGGCCGGGAAAGCCCACCGAGGGGTTGATGACGGTGGGGCCTCTGGTCGTTCGATGTGCGCTCGGGAGAACGGGCACCTCGATGCTGAAACGCGAAGGGGACGGCGCCACACCGATAGGCGATTTGCGACTGCTTCATGGATATTTTCGTGCAGACAGGTCGCCTTCCGGCCCTCCCGGCAGCCGGTTCCGGCTTGCCCCCATCGACGCGCGCGACGGGTGGTGTGACGCGCCCGGCGACCGCAACTACAATCGACCGGTGCGGCTTCCCTACCCGACCAGCCACGAACGGATGGCACGCCAGGACCGCCTCTACGATGTCTGCATGGTGTCTGACTGGAACATGCGCCCGGCGATCCGCAATCGGGGGAGCGCCATCTTTTTTCACATTGCCAGGCCCGGTTTTCCTCCCACCGAGGGCTGCATCGCTGTCGCGCCTCTGGCGATGGCGCGCATTCTGCCGCTGATCGGCCCCCGGACGCGAATCAGAATCCATCGCTAG
- a CDS encoding peroxidase-related enzyme (This protein belongs to a clade of uncharacterized proteins related to peroxidases such as the alkylhydroperoxidase AhpD.), whose product MTKPVTALHFPPLETLSDETRAYFEKCEEKLGLVPNVLRAYAFDENKLRAFTQFYNDLMLSESGLSKLEREMIAVAVSSVNHCFYCLTAHGAAVRQLSGDPVLGELMVMNYRAAKLDPRQKAMLDFAVKLTESPAKIEEADRQALRDAGFSERDIWDIAAVTSFFNMSNRMAAAVDMHPNEEYHAMAREPACD is encoded by the coding sequence ATGACGAAACCAGTCACGGCACTGCATTTTCCCCCGCTGGAGACACTGAGTGACGAAACCCGCGCCTATTTCGAGAAATGCGAGGAGAAGCTCGGTCTCGTTCCCAATGTTCTGCGTGCCTATGCTTTCGACGAGAACAAGCTCAGAGCCTTCACACAGTTCTACAACGACCTGATGCTGAGCGAGTCGGGCCTGTCGAAGCTTGAGCGCGAAATGATCGCCGTTGCAGTGTCGAGCGTGAACCACTGCTTCTACTGCCTGACCGCGCACGGTGCGGCCGTCCGCCAGCTCTCCGGCGACCCGGTGCTGGGCGAGCTCATGGTCATGAACTACCGCGCCGCGAAGCTGGATCCACGTCAGAAAGCCATGCTGGATTTCGCCGTCAAGCTGACCGAGAGCCCGGCAAAAATCGAAGAAGCGGACCGGCAGGCGCTGCGCGATGCCGGGTTTTCCGAACGCGACATCTGGGACATCGCCGCCGTGACCAGCTTCTTCAACATGTCGAACCGCATGGCCGCCGCCGTCGACATGCACCCCAACGAGGAATACCACGCCATGGCGCGCGAGCCGGCCTGCGACTGA